CATTTCAATCCAGTCACAATcgatttaatttgcaattttaattacatgatatttttattttaggtatTGGATGAAGTTACATTGAGTATTTTTACGAGTCCCGATGCTTGTCCAAGAACTCTCAGATATATTTGCGGATGCCTGCAAAGAGCAGTCGTTGCTAAGTGGCCACACGAAAGACTAGTCAGAACTCGGGTTGTCAGTGGATTTATATTCCTACGCCTTCTCTGCCCTGCCATATTAAATCCTAGGTCGTTTAATCTAATAGCTGAACCTCCACCGCCATCTGCTGCGAGGTAAatgatacataaattaaaatgatacaaattgaagtaattttaaataccttCAATTTGCTGATATTTACGACTTATTTTTAGATCATTAGTTATGGTGGCAAAATGTCTGCAAAACTTGGCTAATTTAGTGGAGTTTGGTGGCAAAGAGCCATACATGGAAGTCGTAAATCCATTCATACTCAAAAATAAAGAGCGAATGGTAGTATTTCTTGATCAGTTGTCTGTAAGTACACTTTCgcacttattttaatttcatataagaTTTCTTTTTGCTGTGGGGGAGAGAAGGTAGATGATGCATTTTTCCAATTGCGTTTTTTATACTGTAAAGATTGCATGAAGTTTATCGTTTTTATGTGATGTACAGAATGTTTCTGAGAAACCTGAATCAGAGGGTACAGATCCAAGAACCAAAAGCGTAACCGACACCGCAAGAGATTTAGCGACATTACATCACATTTGTGTTTCACATCTAAAAGAACTTCAAGTTCTTTCGAAGACACAGGTACGTCCAAGaatctttaattttctaattatgcAGATATCCACGCGTTTAtacatgtaaattatatttgttgtttaCAGCCAACAATTAAACAACTGGTAACTGTAACTGAAATGCTAAGCAAACATAAGCAGAAGTATATGGAAATGATACGGTAGTGCTAGAGCCATGAACAATGCCAaacaataaaatgattaataagatTCGACGACGGATAACATCATATAgtagtatttaataattatgattaagtGATTAAACGTACAGACTGACGtgccatatatatatatatattactgtatACACTCAAGCCTACATTTACTATTTCATATGTAATTAGTaattagtttatatatatatatatatatatatagtgacAAGTAACATGACAGTGATATAGATACATACAGAATCATATAGGCGTAtaacgattttatatttacttaggtgctcgaaaataaatgcaacatCAATCGAAATATCTCTGTTTTTAATCATTCCAAGCCTGCTTATTCAAAGCTGCAAGAAACatctattaatattcaaatttgtaTGAAGTATTTAAATTGGAGATGCATATAAGgtgtcaataaaaaataagtttaaattattaattagtgtATTTCACGAACagatataactttattatgaACATTTGGATATTGTGTATCGGATAGGAtgaatacatattaaatataagtttatacATGTACCTGaatacatttgaaaaaatttacataatcaaattttacgtaaaatttcttaattcgCGAATTTCGATTATAACAGCTAAAACATGAATATTCTTGAACAGTATTATTTATGAGTGATTTATTTCTATCTAAAGACTCGCATTAATgacgaaatattattaaggAAGTTACAAATATGAAGACTTTAATTAAcgttataaaagtaaatagcATGGATGAGCGCTAAAGATCTTATAGGCGAGCATTCAACAAGTGAATGCGTATAACAAAcaggtttatatataaagttttattgtgaaatcaattttataatgatatcTATGTcatgtgtatatttatataatatacacatttttattagctgaaaatattaatattaaaaaatactacatGCACGCACATACGAGAATATGGAAGTTATATTGTTTGCATTGCTTAATGAAGAGGATTTAACCCTTGATTGTTACTTGAACATATCATAGAATCCAGTCAATATATTTACGTTGTATGTTGATTGAAGAATAAATTCATTGTAtcgagattattttattgtcagaaaaaaaatactcaaTTAACTTGAGTACTCTCTGTAGCTATATTCgtcgtttataattttactgaTTAAACTATGAGTATATCGCAATAAAtcatgattaatatatatttattttattacctaTTAGTTATCCTATATTATGGTGAATTGATTAGCAAATTATTAGTAAAGCAGAAACGTAAGTTTGTTTCACTGTTTCAACTGTTTAACAGCAGTGTGTTTAACTTACGCTTCTTCTTAAAGTTTAGGAAGATAGCAGTTTTCTAAAGTAAATATACTTAGATTcctatataaattatagagaataataaatttgtgctATGGCAGAAATATAGCTTTCTtgcaataaattcattatttctagAAATAAACGTTAGATGAATATTAAGCCTTTGGTTAATAACATGTAGGTAGCACGAGAAATTAATACAAGAAAGCAATATTTTCCTTTCAAAATTGAACCACTGACGagtttattttgttataattatacaatactCGTTATTCAATTCATATGTACAGTGGCGTGCAAAAGTTTCCAGCCAGTGACATTTAGTactctaatttataaaaaaagcctaataaaatttcatcagacctttttttgtaaattagaaTACAAAATGTCACTGGTCGGAAACTTTTGCACGCCACTGTATTTTTAAATGGTACCAAAAACAAGTATTAATCTTCCTCGGACagcatacatttatatttttgtaaattcacTCCTATATAATTGGTAAATAAAAagatctatttaaaaattgtagacTTAATCATAATAAGACTTAACTTAcctaaaaatatctaatcaCAGTACATAATGAATTAAGTTTGTAATatcttttctgtaattttattattgataattagtTATCATTAATGAcataattaatgacaaattatcACTGATAATATTATCGTTTtagctattaaaaaaatatcattatcaataataatgtcattatcaataataatattatttgttcagCACATTGCTGTTTGATTGAAATCCATTAGTGCGACAAGTGATTGATAGTACCTACATATCAACTAAATGTCTatacgataaaagtaaaaagtatattttccTTGTCAtacttcatattttaaaacattggcatttataataaactttttgtaTTCTCCTGTATATACAGATGACAAAACACTTACCAATACAAATATCAGTGTAAAATtcgatataatatttgcaaattaaatgtaGTTTTGCAATTACGTAagcatatatatgtaacaaagaaaatcaGTAGTTCATTCAATCAAGGGTTAAAATGCTTcagtttaatgaaatattaaaaattgcatggCAAACTGCTaggtaaatatttcttatatgaaACATAAATCCGTTAGTAAAACGtatgttaataaaacataCAGTACTATTAGGTAAtttgttctttcttttcaatgtatagaaaaaattgtgcttgcaatttatcataatattctATAGAGTAAGCTGCAAATATTTGTGCACTGTGAACGTAATGTAAgactttttttcatattctatTCCTGCGTTGTAATAGCCACGTGAAAATATTGGTGTTAtccaagaatttataaaattttgcattttgacaGAAGACGCTTCTTATGTCCAGAACTACCAGGTGGTTTACCTGTGCGTTCTTTATCTTTTCGTATTTCTCTGACCTGAAATTTGTGACGGAATTACGTCCCTTGAgatttcttgcaaaattatttaaaacatcttttataaAGACTTGATATTTCGCACatgtaaaattgtatgtatattatgcaaattaaattactatctGAAATATGACATCACAGAGaaggattatttttattaaagatattgttCTTACTCACCAAAGTATAAAATGCATCATCTACACCCATTCTCGTTTTTGCTGAAGTTTCTACAAATGGCACACCGTACTGTCGTGCGACTTCTCTCGCTTGAGTCATATTTACCGCCCAAGACTGTTGAAGATCACACTTATTTCCAACTAACACCATTGGCACTTCTTCCGCATCTTTCACTCGTTTTATTTGTTCCCTGTATGTTCCAATATcctgtaatattaaatgtacaaGTTGTTTagttgtttcaaaattatgcaACAAATTAATCGAATATATATAGCTGTCCCCCATGATACTTACTTCAAAACTTTTCGCCGAATTTACAGCAAACACTAACAAGAATCCTTCTCCTGTTCTCATATACTGATCTCTCATTGCACTGTACTCCTCTTGTCCAGCTGTGTCTAATATATCTAAAAGGCACGTTTCACCATCGATCACCACCTGTTGGACAACAATATGTTGATGtactcaataaaatataaaaacatatacattgttaaatttactAAATCTTGTTTAATagtttgcatatttaaaaaaaaaaagattgcaatgtgcaatttattataaactattatataaaataatagaacaaattaaattattatatgcttaCTTGTTTCCTATATGAATCTTCTATAGTAGGATCATACTCATCAACAAAATGATTTTGTATCAGCTGAATGGTAAGCGCCGACTTTCCAACACCTCCAGCTCCAACAACCACAAGTTTGTATTCAGTCATGATACAGGTTTTTAATATGAGTAAACagattatattgtttttctctGAGCACTCTTATAGCTGTcctgaaaataagaaatacaatgtagataaatttttatcaataagaCTGATAAAACTGTTAGGAAGATCTTATCAAAGAAATTACTCtgacaaattaaattctacttatatagtaaatatattctcgtaaaataattcattattatataaaaaatctttattaattcaatagataatgattattattaataaaacaagcTACACTTTACACAAGTCAAACAATTTGTTTCATTGTTAGATTTAATTTGACAGAGTTTTTTCAAAAGTACGATTCTTAAAATACAGTTTACAattgtaaaactttaattGACAATTAATGCTGGCATTCGGCAGAAGAAGCagctttacatttttatataatctgcTAAGCttctaatttcttaattaatctgCTATCTTTCAATGTtgacaaaatgtaaatttttccaGCGTACTAAAAGTACAAACGTAATGTGTATTGTGAAgcataaatgattataattcAACAAGAAAGTAGCGTTGAGCAGAAATAGCTTTCAAGCTGCTGGTAATGAAACATTAAGCACTAATTTAGTGTTATTTTCTGCCACAAgcaattattgtataattattgatattaatcacTCGTAATTATAACACACATTTAACGCAGCCACCGAGTATATGATATGTTCACTTTACTCACAAATTGCTTGAATCACATTAATTTCGAGGATGATGCATCGTATGTTAAatgatcgaaaaaaataaatggtgTTGTGTGTGTATCATCACACCCAATAAACATGCATGTATATGAACGTGCGGATAGACGTAACAAATCGATCGTAATCACGTAGCGGCTTCGCATGCACCATCAACGGGTCGGATAACTAAGCGTTCGTCGGCCGAGCGCGAGAAACAATTACTTAACGAAATATCTTCCTGCGACGAGTCATCGCTATGCGCGTCGTTGCATTTGGGAGTAAACAATGCATGCTCGAGATGCGAAACAGCCGAGAGAGGTGGACAGGCATGAGCGATGCTCGACGACGCGGACGATGCATCTTGTGCAACTTACCGTGACTCAAAAAATGCTCATTTCACGCGCTGCACCTTGGAACGTCAAAACTCTTCTCTTCGCGATCCGCACTGTCGTGAATTAGTCACAGCAGATACCATCTGGAAAGGAGCATCGTCAGTGGTGCCAATGTTGCTCGGTATGAAATTAAGGAAATGTTGGGAAGGGTGTTGACCACCGCGCTTGAGGGCTGCTAAGGTCTTGGATAGCTCTCACAGATGGTGCGAATATCGCAATTATCGTTTGCGATATGATTGCTAAAAACTTTCACTGATTGTGAATTTTACGTCTTCTCGGTAAATGTTAGTATGTAAAACTTTAGATCTATAATTCACTACAGCATTCGAGAGACAGAGTTCTACctgtaataatacaaaatctaATGTAATACAATACGAAGacaaaacatttgaaaaattaaatgcatataaaatatatattgctaatatgtattttcttactttgaaaataaattaaacaaatttttacgattCCATTATAATCCACTAATGATAATCTAAAAATCTGTATTATCaactgattttaataattattaacaaatgatCTATATTATCAACTGATACAAAACTGACATCTTGCAACCGTTACATTTGCATTTCAGATGTAGGAACAAACTTTGATTCGgtaaatatcataaatcatGGTATgtctttattttctgaaaacttTTCTCACTTGTTTTTGTTTATCGCACGCGCTGAGTTTGTGAAACTCAAGATATGatactatttcttttttgtttatctCAGAACTAAGAACTAGTTTACAGAAAGCTCTCATAACCTTTTTATTCACAGACCTTAAAAGATGCAACTATCTTGTTTATATCTAATCTGTTTAGCGTTCATGAATCATGGGATGAAAATATGTTGATTAGAGTTTTAAATAAGCTCCCTATtaat
The nucleotide sequence above comes from Linepithema humile isolate Giens D197 chromosome 4, Lhum_UNIL_v1.0, whole genome shotgun sequence. Encoded proteins:
- the Ras85D gene encoding ras-like protein 1, giving the protein MTEYKLVVVGAGGVGKSALTIQLIQNHFVDEYDPTIEDSYRKQVVIDGETCLLDILDTAGQEEYSAMRDQYMRTGEGFLLVFAVNSAKSFEDIGTYREQIKRVKDAEEVPMVLVGNKCDLQQSWAVNMTQAREVARQYGVPFVETSAKTRMGVDDAFYTLVREIRKDKERTGKPPGSSGHKKRLLSKCKIL